From a single Brassica oleracea var. oleracea cultivar TO1000 chromosome C5, BOL, whole genome shotgun sequence genomic region:
- the LOC106295318 gene encoding pentatricopeptide repeat-containing protein At3g05340: protein MNSRWVIQKLTSHIPSCLSTILCTSKLLTQQSPSCKVSTFLLNHVDISLLLSICGREGWFPHLGPSLHASVIKSPEFFEPVDADIHRNALVVWNSLLALYVRNGELIDARKLFDEMPMRDNVSRNTVFNGFMKNREIQSGFVLLKRMLTPGGFDQATLTIALSVCDTPELCLVTKMIHGLAVLSGYDNVIPVGNSLITSYYKCGCSVSGRMVFDEMVQRNVITWTAVITGLVQNELHEDGLRLFCLMRRGLVQPNSVTYLSALSACSGSQRVIEGKQVHALLWKVGIESELRVESMLMDMYSKCGSIEDAWNVFESAEETDEVSMTVMLAGLAQNGSEEEAIHFFIRMLQDGVEIDANVVSAVLGVSFVDNSLGLGKQLHSLVIKRRFSGNTFVSNGLINMYSKCGDLDDSLSVFRRMSERNYVSWNSMIASFARHGHGLAALKLYEEMIRQDVKPTDVTFLSLLHACSHVKLINKGQELLKLMQDVYGIEPRTAHNACIVDMLGRAGRLEEAKSFIDSMPTKPDCLVWQALLGACSFYGDTQIGRYAAEQLFLSAPDSSAPHILMANIYSSRGQWKEREKTIKRMKAMGVTKETGVSWIEIENQTHRFVADDKLHPQGEAIHDVLSELFVVMIDEGYIHDKRLLFCMNT from the coding sequence ATGAATTCGAGATGGGTGATTCAGAAACTAACCTCTCACATTCCCTCTTGCCTCTCTACCATCTTATGCACTTCGAAACTCCTAACCCAGCAGAGCCCAAGTTGCAAAGTCTCGACCTTTCTCCTCAACCACGTCGATATCAGCCTCCTCTTATCCATCTGCGGCAGAGAAGGCTGGTTTCCTCACCTGGGTCCTTCCCTCCACGCCTCCGTTATCAAAAGCCCCGAGTTTTTCGAGCCCGTTGATGCTGACATCCATCGAAACGCTCTCGTTGTTTGGAACTCTCTGCTCGCACTGTACGTTAGAAACGGAGAGTTAATTGATGCGCGCAAGTTGTTCGACGAAATGCCCATGAGAGATAATGTTTCTCGGAACACGGTGTTTAATGGGTTTATGAAGAACAGAGAGATACAGTCTGGTTTTGTGTTGCTTAAGAGAATGCTTACACCCGGTGGGTTTGATCAAGCGACCTTGACGATTGCTTTATCGGTTTGCGATACTCCAGAGCTCTGTTTGGTGACCAAGATGATCCACGGTTTAGCTGTTTTAAGCGGTTATGACAATGTAATCCCCGTGGGGAACAGTTTGATCACGTCTTATTACAAATGTGGGTGTTCTGTTTCTGGGAGAATGGTTTTTGATGAGATGGTGCAAAGAAATGTTATAACTTGGACGGCTGTGATTACTGGTTTGGTGCAGAATGAGTTACATGAAGATGGTTTAAGATTGTTTTGTTTGATGCGTAGAGGATTGGTTCAACCGAACTCAGTAACTTATCTGAGCGCTCTATCTGCTTGTTCAGGCTCACAGAGGGTAATAGAAGGGAAACAGGTTCATGCTCTTCTGTGGAAAGTTGGGATTGAATCAGAGCTACGCGTTGAGAGTATGCTAATGGATATGTACTCCAAATGCGGAAGCATTGAAGACGCCTGGAATGTTTTTGAGTCCGCTGAAGAAACTGATGAAGTTTCGATGACTGTGATGTTAGCTGGTTTAGCACAAAACGGGTCAGAGGAAGAAGCTATACATTTCTTCATCAGAATGCTGCAAGATGGTGTGGAGATAGATGCAAATGTGGTTTCAGCAGTTCTTGGAGTCTCGTTTGTGGATAACTCTTTGGGTCTAGGCAAGCAGCTTCATTCGTTGGTTATCAAACGAAGATTCTCCGGTAACACCTTTGTTAGCAACGGACTCATCAACATGTACTCAAAATGCGGAGATCTGGATGATTCACTCAGCGTGTTTAGAAGAATGTCAGAAAGGAACTACGTTTCATGGAACTCAATGATTGCATCGTTTGCACGCCATGGTCACGGATTAGCTGCCTTGAAGCTATACGAAGAAATGATTAGGCAAGACGTGAAGCCAACAGATGTTACCTTTTTGTCACTGCTCCATGCTTGTAGCCATGTAAAGCTGATCAACAAAGGCCAAGAACTCTTGAAACTGATGCAAGATGTCTACGGAATCGAGCCTAGGACAGCGCATAACGCCTGCATCGTTGACATGTTGGGGCGAGCTGGTCGTCTAGAAGAAGCAAAGAGTTTTATAGACTCAATGCCTACGAAACCTGACTGCCTGGTTTGGCAGGCGTTGCTTGGTGCTTGTAGTTTCTACGGTGACACTCAAATAGGGAGATATGCAGCTGAGCAGTTGTTTCTCTCTGCACCTGATAGCTCAGCTCCTCATATTCTGATGGCTAACATATACTCATCGAGAGGACAGTGGAAGGAGAGAGAGAAGACGATCAAGAGAATGAAAGCAATGGGAGTGACTAAAGAAACAGGAGTAAGTTGGATTGAAATCGAGAATCAAACACATAGATTTGTTGCTGACGACAAGTTGCATCCACAAGGAGAGGCTATACATGATGTTCTCTCTGAATTGTTTGTTGTTATGATAGATGAAGGTTACATACATGATAAGAGGTTACTCTTCTGCATGAATACATAA
- the LOC106293268 gene encoding microtubule-binding protein TANGLED has translation MVARTPQKQRKVAMVVAPPLNSELLRETINKVDKCMERLQELQYTIAGGTKVVSGVNLSPRSTRTYLKTSLRCKQETLRIKNANNKKSPIGKFPASSPGDWRKMSLPAMLLGETVNEILQASQVTRDIVDALAPKKHRKSRRSIMPEEDEDGPKTPGTHQKSKEQNHETVSSNIKARRKKEKQNKRSEPTSPRARSRIVFKIVSPHKTAEKVQVKANRVSPKHKPWGKKAVLFPNPLFISGSSMQQAKFSRTMSPVIASSKDTKKETPHKFLIKSPSKSPSKFQVRIKSPPKVSVSPNRNGSNLARKSPLRSASLGKKSPPKLSAAGKLRRSFTPTRNGSNVAGKSSVSPKRVTLQAFISPAKNCDLGKKSPSPTRVGNKTQKLSTAAKLRRSFSPSRLLAMRLVSPMKSRKSVGRCDDDEKGMMLSGLRQRPVIVPKRFSMGRIS, from the exons ATGGTTGCAAGAACCCCACAAAAGCAGAGGAAAGTGGCGATGGTGGTGGCGCCTCCTCTCAACTCAGAACTTCTCAGGGAAACAATCAACAAG GTTGATAAATGTATGGAGAGACTGCAAGAGCTGCAATACACAATAGCAGGAGGAACCAAAGTTGTCTCTGGTGTGAACCTTAGCCCTAGAAGCACTAGAACTTACTTGAAGACTAGTCTTAGATGCAAGCAAGAAACTTTAAG GATCAAGAATGCTAATAACAAGAAATCTCCAATAGGAAAGTTTCCAGCTTCCTCACCAG GAGACTGGAGGAAAATGTCACTACCAGCAATGCTACTAGGAGAGACTGTAAACGAAATCTTACAAGCCTCACAGGTGACCAGAGACATTGTAGACGCCCTTGCACCAAAGAAGCATAGAAAGTCCAGGAGATCAATAATGCCAGAAGAAGATGAAGATGGCCCTAAAACACCTGGGACCCATCAGAAATCCAAAGAGCAGAACCATGAAACTGTCAGCAGCAATATCAAAGCGAGAAGGAAGAAAGAGAAGCAGAACAAACGGTCAGAACCAACATCTCCTAGGGCTCGTTCAAGAATTGTGTTCAAGATTGTCTCTCCACATAAAACAGCAGAGAAGGTTCAAGTAAAGGCTAATAGGGTTTCGCCAAAGCATAAACCTTGGGGGAAAAAGGCGGTTCTGTTTCCGAACCCTTTGTTTATTTCCGGTTCCTCCATGCAACAAGCTAAGTTCAGTAGAACAATGTCTCCTGTCATAGCAAGCAGCAAGGACACTAAGAAAGAGACGCCACACAAGTTCTTGATCAAGTCTCCTTCCAAATCACCGTCGAAGTTTCAGGTCAGGATCAAGAGCCCGCCTAAAGTCTCGGTTTCTCCCAACAGAAATGGAAGTAACTTGGCTCGCAAGTCTCCGTTAAGAAGCGCTTCCTTGGGAAAGAAGTCTCCACCAAAGCTATCAGCTGCTGGGAAGCTCAGAAGATCATTTACTCCAACGAGAAACGGAAGTAACGTGGCCGGCAAGTCATCTGTTTCTCCCAAAAGAGTCACGCTTCAAGCTTTTATATCTCCGGCAAAAAACTGTGACTTAGGAAAGAAGTCACCTTCTCCCACTAGGGTGGGAAACAAGACGCAGAAGCTATCAACTGCAGCAAAGCTGAGGAGGTCATTTTCACCATCAAGGCTACTAGCAATGAGGCTGGTGTCTCCAATGAAGAGCAGGAAAAGTGTAGGGAGGTGTGATGATGATGAGAAGGGGATGATGTTGAGTGGCTTGAGACAGCGTCCGGTTATAGTTCCTAAGAGATTCTCGATGGGGAGAATCTCATAA
- the LOC106293628 gene encoding LOW QUALITY PROTEIN: cyclin-P3-1 (The sequence of the model RefSeq protein was modified relative to this genomic sequence to represent the inferred CDS: inserted 1 base in 1 codon): protein METSINSTTSSLFQWLGLIEDYDQPSTSTLPRVITLVALILGKMIQKNEKSLHTRHNKEGEITMFHGSRTXSMNIHRYTERVYRYAHCSHACFVAAFAYILRYLERPVDTSMTCRLTSLNVHRLLITSLLVAAKFLDRKCYNNAYYAKIGGVSTEEMNRLEKTFLFDLDFRLNITTEMFEKHCLVLQREAMPYDSSKLISVLGEVVTCSCQAI, encoded by the exons ATGGAAACTTCTATAAACTCCACCACCTCATCGCTCTTCCAATGGTTAGGTCTTATAGAAGATTATGATCAGCCTTCTACTTCTACCCTTCCTAGAGTCATCACCCTTGTCGCTTTAATTCTTGGGAAGATGATCCAAAAGAATGAAAAGTCACTCCACACAAGACACAACAA GGAGGGAGAGATCACTATGTTCCATGGATCAAGAA CATCGATGAACATTCATCGCTACACAGAGAGAGTCTATAGGTACGCTCACTGTAGCCATGCGTGCTTCGTTGCAGCATTTGCTTATATCCTGAGGTATCTAGAAAGACCAGTGGATACAAGCATGACTTGTCGTCTCACATCACTCAACGTTCATCGCCTTCTCATTACCAGTCTCTTGGTCGCAGCCAAATTCTTGGACCGCAA GTGTTATAACAATGCGTATTATGCAAAAATTGGCGGAGTGAGCACTGAAGAGATGAATAGGCTGGAGAAAACGTTCTTGTTCGATCTTGACTTTAGACTAAATATTACAACAGAGATGTTTGAGAAACATTGTCTCGTGTTGCAGAGAGAAGCGATGCCTTATGATTCAAGTAAACTTATATCAGTTCTTGGAGAGGTGGTAACTTGTAGCTGCCAAGCGATTTAA
- the LOC106292622 gene encoding uncharacterized protein LOC106292622 isoform X1, whose amino-acid sequence MSQVSFIGESEAIVSLYRMNSPSSYKNLRLFSKPIAFKCLVLVGIALFLSSSPRNLLLIRTRYTSDSSSTSGVRTDKFLEVPQIVWGLNNQKIAFARACLTARTMNRTLLMPSLSASLFYKEVDKLLPFPFDKVFQFERFNSLCGGFVQLARFSDVRNRTQVFDLEKGSGRRWTVERDLEQLKQSVSVDEFEVIRVKGKNPFLWHDHWPVKDYAKVFECMVVVDEISREADKVVTRIRQAGGDRIMTGLVPFVAVHMRIEIDWMIHCKKLEQRQKVSEICSSKREIMERVGNISGLKTPTVLYLAVADSLLEEKEGESSVLAGWREGLIPFEKKKLGVKVEIYGKYSYLIQSAIDYEVCLRADVFVGNSFSTFSSLIVLERTQKARRLGFVSSCEDGGNVWSSYAYNLAGESEGVPRRWMTNMTHSSLEAISYGSNSVSCSSE is encoded by the exons ATGAGTCAG GTCTCTTTCATTGGTGAATCTGAAGCTATTGTCTCTCTCTATCGGATGAATTCTCCGTCGAGTTACAAGAATCTGAGACTCTTTTCGAAACCCATCGCTTTCAAATGTCTTGTTCTCGTTGGTATTGCTCTGTTTCTCTCTTCCTCTCCCAGAAACCTTCTCTTGATCCGAACGCGTTACACGTCAGATTCCTCCTCGACCAGTGGAGTTAGAACCGATAAGTTTCTCGAGGTTCCTCAGATCGTGTGGGGACTGAACAATCAGAAGATCGCTTTCGCCAGAGCTTGCTTGACGGCGAGAACCATGAACAGAACGCTTCTCATGCCTAGCTTAAGCGCTTCCTTGTTCTACAAGGAAGTAGACAAGCTTCTTCCCTTTCCTTTTGATAAAGTGTTTCAGTTCGAAAGGTTCAACTCTCTGTGCGGTGGGTTTGTGCAACTAGCTCGGTTCTCTGACGTTAGAAACAGAACACAAGTGTTTGATTTGGAGAAAGGTAGTGGAAGAAGATGGACGGTGGAGAGAGACTTGGAGCAGCTGAAGCAGTCTGTATCCGTTGATGAGTTTGAAGTGATCCGTGTCAAAGGGAAGAACCCGTTCTTGTGGCACGATCACTGGCCGGTTAAGGACTATGCTAAGGTCTTTGAGTGTATGGTTGTGGTTGATGAAATCTCGAGAGAAGCAGATAAAGTGGTGACAAGAATCAGACAAGCAGGGGGAGATAGAATCATGACGGGTCTTGTCCCTTTTGTTGCGGTTCACATGAGGATAGAGATAGATTGGATGATACATTGCAAGAAGCTGGAACAGAGGCAGAAAGTTTCAGAGATTTGTAGTAGTAAAAGAGAGATTATGGAGAGAGTAGGGAACATTTCAGGTTTAAAGACTCCCACAGTTCTTTACCTAGCGGTAGCTGATAGTCTCTTGGAAGAGAAAGAAGGAGAATCATCGGTGTTAGCGGGTTGGAGAGAAGGGTTGATACCTTTTGAGAAGAAGAAGCTTGGAGTTAAAGTGGAGATTTACGGCAAGTACTCGTATTTGATTCAGTCTGCTATTGATTATGAGGTGTGTTTAAGAGCAGATGTTTTTGTTGGTAATAGCTTTTCTACTTTCTCTAGTCTCATTGTTCTTGAGAGGACGCAGAAGGCGAGGAGGTTAGGGTTTGTGAGTTCTTGTGAAGATGGTGGAAACGTGTGGAGTTCGTATGCATATAATCTTGCTGGAGAATCAGAGGGAGTTCCAAGGAGATGGATGACGAATATGACTCATTCTAGCTTGGAAGCTATTAGCTATGGTTCAAACTCTGTTTCTTGTTCAAGTGAGTGA
- the LOC106292622 gene encoding uncharacterized protein LOC106292622 isoform X2 — translation MNSPSSYKNLRLFSKPIAFKCLVLVGIALFLSSSPRNLLLIRTRYTSDSSSTSGVRTDKFLEVPQIVWGLNNQKIAFARACLTARTMNRTLLMPSLSASLFYKEVDKLLPFPFDKVFQFERFNSLCGGFVQLARFSDVRNRTQVFDLEKGSGRRWTVERDLEQLKQSVSVDEFEVIRVKGKNPFLWHDHWPVKDYAKVFECMVVVDEISREADKVVTRIRQAGGDRIMTGLVPFVAVHMRIEIDWMIHCKKLEQRQKVSEICSSKREIMERVGNISGLKTPTVLYLAVADSLLEEKEGESSVLAGWREGLIPFEKKKLGVKVEIYGKYSYLIQSAIDYEVCLRADVFVGNSFSTFSSLIVLERTQKARRLGFVSSCEDGGNVWSSYAYNLAGESEGVPRRWMTNMTHSSLEAISYGSNSVSCSSE, via the coding sequence ATGAATTCTCCGTCGAGTTACAAGAATCTGAGACTCTTTTCGAAACCCATCGCTTTCAAATGTCTTGTTCTCGTTGGTATTGCTCTGTTTCTCTCTTCCTCTCCCAGAAACCTTCTCTTGATCCGAACGCGTTACACGTCAGATTCCTCCTCGACCAGTGGAGTTAGAACCGATAAGTTTCTCGAGGTTCCTCAGATCGTGTGGGGACTGAACAATCAGAAGATCGCTTTCGCCAGAGCTTGCTTGACGGCGAGAACCATGAACAGAACGCTTCTCATGCCTAGCTTAAGCGCTTCCTTGTTCTACAAGGAAGTAGACAAGCTTCTTCCCTTTCCTTTTGATAAAGTGTTTCAGTTCGAAAGGTTCAACTCTCTGTGCGGTGGGTTTGTGCAACTAGCTCGGTTCTCTGACGTTAGAAACAGAACACAAGTGTTTGATTTGGAGAAAGGTAGTGGAAGAAGATGGACGGTGGAGAGAGACTTGGAGCAGCTGAAGCAGTCTGTATCCGTTGATGAGTTTGAAGTGATCCGTGTCAAAGGGAAGAACCCGTTCTTGTGGCACGATCACTGGCCGGTTAAGGACTATGCTAAGGTCTTTGAGTGTATGGTTGTGGTTGATGAAATCTCGAGAGAAGCAGATAAAGTGGTGACAAGAATCAGACAAGCAGGGGGAGATAGAATCATGACGGGTCTTGTCCCTTTTGTTGCGGTTCACATGAGGATAGAGATAGATTGGATGATACATTGCAAGAAGCTGGAACAGAGGCAGAAAGTTTCAGAGATTTGTAGTAGTAAAAGAGAGATTATGGAGAGAGTAGGGAACATTTCAGGTTTAAAGACTCCCACAGTTCTTTACCTAGCGGTAGCTGATAGTCTCTTGGAAGAGAAAGAAGGAGAATCATCGGTGTTAGCGGGTTGGAGAGAAGGGTTGATACCTTTTGAGAAGAAGAAGCTTGGAGTTAAAGTGGAGATTTACGGCAAGTACTCGTATTTGATTCAGTCTGCTATTGATTATGAGGTGTGTTTAAGAGCAGATGTTTTTGTTGGTAATAGCTTTTCTACTTTCTCTAGTCTCATTGTTCTTGAGAGGACGCAGAAGGCGAGGAGGTTAGGGTTTGTGAGTTCTTGTGAAGATGGTGGAAACGTGTGGAGTTCGTATGCATATAATCTTGCTGGAGAATCAGAGGGAGTTCCAAGGAGATGGATGACGAATATGACTCATTCTAGCTTGGAAGCTATTAGCTATGGTTCAAACTCTGTTTCTTGTTCAAGTGAGTGA
- the LOC106292776 gene encoding protein YIPF1 homolog isoform X2, translated as MMTGGNYTTIDDSQKVSGSVPSVPDPGHTTVKFAESNLQTFPPSQGKISGGSNPLRDADDTFSGPGNGSTDEPHSGGWLHKFTVGAYKPFFDVDTSDVMDRLKESLFPFRGTFTEKTADKPDLYGPFWICTTLIFVAASIGTFVTYVAHKWKKQEWNYDINLVTWSAGVFYGYVTIVPLALYVVLKYFSAPSGLVQLFCLYGYSLFIFIPALCLSVVPVEIFRWAIAGVAGFMSATFVALNLKAHINSAGERSILIIASIFLLQLGLAVVLKLYLFTVTV; from the exons ATGATGACCGGCGGGAACTACACGACTATCGACGACAGCCAAAAAGTCTCTGGATCCGTACCT TCTGTTCCAGATCCAGGTCACACCACCGTCAAATTCGCAG AATCAAATCTTCAAACCTTTCCTCCATCTCAGGGCAAGATCTCTGGTGGTAGTAATCCTCTTCGTGATGCTGACG ATACATTTTCTGGGCCTGGTAACGGTAGCACAGATGAACCTCACTCTGGTGGTTGGCTCCATAAGTTCACTGTTGGTGCGTACAAGCCCTTCTTTGATGTCGACACTTCGGATGTTATGGACAGACTCAAAGAATCTCTCTTCCCATTCCGTGGAACTTTTACAGAGAAGACTGCCGATAAGCCTGACTT GTATGGTCCGTTCTGGATATGCACGACTTTGATATTCGTGGCAGCATCCATCGGCACATTTGTCACGTACGTAGCACACAAATGGAAGAAACAAGAATGGAACTACGATATCAATCTGGTGACTTGGTCTGCAGGAGTGTTCTACGGCTATGTCACGATCGTTCCTCTCGCCTTATATGTCGTTCTCAAATACTTCTCTGCACCTTCAGGCCTAGTTCAGCTCTTCTGTCTCTACGGCTATTCCCTTTTCATCTTTATCCCTGCATTG TGTCTCTCAGTCGTGCCAGTGGAGATCTTCAGATGGGCTATCGCAGGTGTAGCAGGGTTCATGTCTGCGACTTTTGTTGCTCTGAACCTCAAAGCGCATATCAATTCCGCTGGGGAGAGATCGATCCTGATAATCGCAAGCATCTTTCTATTGCAGCTGGGGCTTGCGGTTGTGCTGAAGCTCTATCTCTTCACTGTCACAGTATGA
- the LOC106292776 gene encoding uncharacterized protein LOC106292776 isoform X1 encodes MMTGGNYTTIDDSQKVSGSVPSVPDPGHTTVKFAESNLQTFPPSQGKISGGSNPLRDADDTFSGPGNGSTDEPHSGGWLHKFTVGAYKPFFDVDTSDVMDRLKESLFPFRGTFTEKTADKPDLYGPFWICTTLIFVAASIGTFVTSVLRLCHDRSSRLICRSQILLCTFRPSSALLSLRLFPFHLYPCIVSLSRASGDLQMGYRRCSRVHVCDFCCSEPQSAYQFRWGEIDPDNRKHLSIAAGACGCAEALSLHCHSMIHIFFLIICRFIHKRFLLLRDLSKIFLLFGKLSSRIPFHLFTL; translated from the exons ATGATGACCGGCGGGAACTACACGACTATCGACGACAGCCAAAAAGTCTCTGGATCCGTACCT TCTGTTCCAGATCCAGGTCACACCACCGTCAAATTCGCAG AATCAAATCTTCAAACCTTTCCTCCATCTCAGGGCAAGATCTCTGGTGGTAGTAATCCTCTTCGTGATGCTGACG ATACATTTTCTGGGCCTGGTAACGGTAGCACAGATGAACCTCACTCTGGTGGTTGGCTCCATAAGTTCACTGTTGGTGCGTACAAGCCCTTCTTTGATGTCGACACTTCGGATGTTATGGACAGACTCAAAGAATCTCTCTTCCCATTCCGTGGAACTTTTACAGAGAAGACTGCCGATAAGCCTGACTT GTATGGTCCGTTCTGGATATGCACGACTTTGATATTCGTGGCAGCATCCATCGGCACATTTGTCAC GAGTGTTCTACGGCTATGTCACGATCGTTCCTCTCGCCTTATATGTCGTTCTCAAATACTTCTCTGCACCTTCAGGCCTAGTTCAGCTCTTCTGTCTCTACGGCTATTCCCTTTTCATCTTTATCCCTGCATTG TGTCTCTCAGTCGTGCCAGTGGAGATCTTCAGATGGGCTATCGCAGGTGTAGCAGGGTTCATGTCTGCGACTTTTGTTGCTCTGAACCTCAAAGCGCATATCAATTCCGCTGGGGAGAGATCGATCCTGATAATCGCAAGCATCTTTCTATTGCAGCTGGGGCTTGCGGTTGTGCTGAAGCTCTATCTCTTCACTGTCACAGTATGATCCATATTTTTTTTCTTATAATCTGTAGATTCATTCATAAACGTTTTCTCCTCCTAAGAGATCTATCCAAAATTTTCTTACTGTTTGGAAAACTGAGCTCCAGGATTCCATTTCATTTATTTACTTTGTAG
- the LOC106295434 gene encoding filament-like plant protein 3, translating to MDRRSWLWRRKSSEKSPGETESTGSLSSHSERFSDDQRSHSPELISKPVTREEEKELEEEEEEEEEEATADIKILTERLSAALLNVSLKDDLAKQHAKVAEEAVAGWEKAENEAAALKQQLDASLTKVSALEDRNTHLDSALKECVRQLWQGREEQNQKIEEAINKKCTEWEAAKSELESRIQELQARLGTASVQEEDLYPKIEALEKENSALKQQLLSIAEEVKILTLERDLSTQAAESASKQHLEGIKKLTRLEVECRKLRVMVQRSVKSNELKSSTDNQSDYSGRFSFSDNEVQSPTQRSIGKTTMAPPVDIGLMDDFLEMEKLASMPHSEPGRKHSESKPDAQSRQLKHELETSLQRISELEEKVEMVEVEKLQLEMALNESKEQVEALQSQLMETEEKLSKLKKLEPRTQDLELSLDESKKQIHDLQRQLNKTQADKSKLETTRAENNDLELLLSESGSQIQDLQKQLNKAQVNLSELETIRAEKLELTICLNGTKKQLETSQSRLKETERKLTEVQTLLRLTKDAKEAAEDGVKAANAKAEAVESRLRDVEAEAESLILKIGSLEKSIEKERVLSAKHISKCEELQDEISKLKHELEYHGEGEHEPNHVRAFDDDYKLKQEKELAVAASKFAECQRTIASLGQRLQSLATLEDFLIEP from the exons ATGGACCGGAGAAGCTGGTTATGGCGGAGAAAGTCATCTGAGAAAAGTCCTGGCGAGACAGAGAGTACAGGCTCACTCTCTTCTCATTCTGAAAGATTCTCAGACGATCAG AGATCTCACTCACCGGAATTAATATCTAAACCTGTAACAAGAGAAGAAGAAAAAGAACTAGAAGAAGAAGAAGAAGAAGAAGAAGAAGAGGCAACGGCGGATATCAAGATTCTAACGGAGAGGCTCTCTGCAGCTCTTTTAAACGTCAGTTTAAAAGACGACCTTGCCAAGCAGCATGCCAAAGTCGCAGAGGAAGCTGTCGCAGGTTGGGAGAAGGCAGAGAACGAAGCTGCGGCTCTGAAGCAACAGCTTGATGCTTCTTTAACCAAGGTCTCTGCTCTTGAGGATCGAAACACTCATCTCGATAGTGCACTCAAGGAATGTGTGAGGCAACTCTGGCAAGGAAGAGAAGAGCAAAACCAAAAGATTGAAGAAGCTATAAACAAGAAATGCACAGAGTGGGAAGCTGCAAAGTCTGAACTTGAATCCCGAATCCAGGAGCTCCAAGCCAGACTTGGAACTGCTTCAGTTCAGGAAGAAGACCTCTACCCGAAAATCGAGGCTCTAGAGAAAGAGAACTCAGCTCTGAAGCAACAACTACTCTCAATAGCAGAAGAGGTTAAGATACTAACTCTTGAGAGGGACTTGAGCACTCAAGCAGCTGAATCCGCCAGTAAACAGCACTTGGAAGGGATTAAAAAGTTGACTAGACTCGAAGTAGAATGCAGGAAACTGAGAGTCATGGTTCAGAGATCTGTCAAGTCAAATGAGCTCAAGTCTTCTACAGATAACCAATCAGACTACTCAGGGAGATTCTCTTTTAGTGATAATGAAGTGCAGAGTCCTACTCAGAGGTCTATTGGGAAGACTACCATGGCTCCTCCAGTAGATATCGGTTTAATGGATGATTTTCTTGAGATGGAGAAGCTCGCTTCTATGCCGCATTCTGAACCTGGAAGAAAACATTCAGAGAGTAAACCTGATGCGCAATCAAGGCAGCTAAAACATGAACTTGAAACCTCACTTCAGAGAATTTCTGAGTTAGAGGAAAAAGTAGAAATGGTAGAGGTGGAGAAACTGCAGTTGGAGATGGCTTTGAATGAATCCAAAGAGCAAGTGGAGGCACTGCAGAGTCAACTGATGGAGACTGAGGAGAAGTTATCCAAGTTGAAGAAACTGGAACCAAGAACTCAAGATCTAGAGTTGTCATTGGATGAATCTAAGAAGCAGATTCATGATCTTCAAAGACAGCTAAACAAAACACAAGCGGATAAGTCAAAACTAGAGACCACAAGAGCAGAAAACAATGATCTAGAGCTGTTGCTGAGTGAATCCGGGAGTCAAATTCAAGATCTCCAAAAGCAGCTAAATAAGGCACAGGTGAATCTGTCAGAGCTAGAGACTATAAGAGCAGAGAAGCTGGAACTGACCATATGTTTAAACGGGACAAAGAAGCAGCTGGAGACATCGCAAAGCCGGTTAAAGGAAACAGAGAGAAAGCTAACGGAGGTTCAGACTCTACTGCGTCTGACAAAGGATGCAAAAGAAGCGGCTGAGGATGGTGTAAAAGCTGCAAACGCTAAAGCAGAAGCGGTTGAGTCCAGACTCAGAGATGTTGAAGCAGAAGCGGAATCTTTGATCTTGAAGATCGGATCTTTGGAAAAGAGTATAGAGAAGGAACGTGTGTTATCAGCAAAACACATTTCAAAGTGTGAAGAACTACAAGATGAGATCTCAAAGCTAAAACATGAACTTGAGTATCATGGAGAAGGAGAGCATGAGCCTAATCATGTGAGAGC